The Epinephelus lanceolatus isolate andai-2023 chromosome 14, ASM4190304v1, whole genome shotgun sequence region ATCTGATGCTGACACAGCCCCGATTGAGATACCAGACGTTCAACTCCTGTTCTGCATGCTTATTTTTCTAACATCCATCATCACATTTTTCAGAAAAACTCTCAGAACCCGTGGACAGAGGTGATGATCCCTGGCCATCTGAACTCCTACACCATCTCTGGTCTGAAGCCAGGCATCACCTACGAGGGTCAGCTAATCAGTGTGTTGCGGTTTGGAGCCCAGGAGGTCACGCGCTTTGACTTCTCCACCAATTATGGATCACGTGAGTTGAGAATGTTGACAGATCTCATTTACCAACAGTACTGATCATTTTTTTGGCTGCTTTTTCAATGCAGTCTAGTTCAGACATAGGTATTTTTTGTGCATATGCCTTTGTTAGCAAAATACATAATATGGAAGATGAAATTAAAGACAGGGATCTGGAAATGTGCATGCAGCATCTTGAAAGGGAGATGTTCTGTGTGCTCTTTTATTCTGTTCAGGgcctttaattttatttaaccaggaagtcctcACTGagattttaaaacttttttcccCAGAGTGTCCTGGGCAGTGTTGCCAGTTCTGATCTCAGAGGCAGCAAATAGCTAACTCTCTTATTTTccatgtctgtctttctctgcttcTCCTGTAGTTGCGACATCACATGGCGAGACCACCCAGCCTCCGCCTGTGGTTGACATCTCAGAGTCGGTGACCGAAATTACCTCCAGCAGCTTTGTCATCTCCTGGGTTTCCGCCTCTGACACAGTTTCTGGTTTCAGAGTAGAGTATGAGCTCAGTGAGCAGGGACAGGGAACTGGACAACCCCTGGTGCTAGGTAAGAGCAGTTAAGCACATATACAAACTGagctgtatatacatataccaAAATATGCTTGGGTGGGAATGGATGGTGGCAAAAATATTGTGCATTATAATTTGGCCTGATGTCCAAATAATGGACATTATACCAAGATAATACTCTTAATTAAACTGTCTTTATGTGGCTGCTTTAAGTATGAGAGCTGATGTGTTAATGCAGTCTATATTTCTCCTATCAGACTTGCCCCATACAGCTACCTCAGTGAACATTAATGAGCTTCTACCTGGAAGGAAGTACACTATCAACGTCTATGAGGTTACAGACTCCGGAGAGGACAACCTCATTCTCACTACTTCACAAACCACTGGTGAGtaggcacatacacacacacactttctcccaGCTTATATTTTGTTCTTTCCCATTCTCACAAAAATGCTGCTGCTAGCCTCAAATGTTGTTTGAAATCCCAGACCTGCACGCAGCCTAACGAACATGTGCCGGTGGACTATAAATCAAGCGATCCAGTAAAAAAGAGGCAGTGGTTGTAATTTTCCTTCTCACACTTACACCCCATTTTGTTCCACAGCACCTGATGCTCCTGCTGAGCATGAAGTGGAGGAGGTGGGAGAGACTTCCATACAGATCAGCTGGGAAAAACCACTGGCTCCCATCACTGGTATGACACACAGCactgccaaaaaatattctgttGCTACTTTGAACCCCTGCTTCTTCATCTgtgacagtcacacacacacacacacacacacacacacacacacaatgaaccATGTGGTCTCTTCGTCCATGCAGGCTATCGTGTCGTTTACACACCATCAGTAGAAGGTGAAAGCACGGAGCTGACTCTCCCTGACACGGCAACATCTGTGACTCTGAGTGACCTTAAACCTGGGAAGTTGTACAACATCAGTATCTACTCTGTGGAGGACAGCCTGGAGAGTGAGCCTATCTTTGTTCAGGTCAACACCGCTGGAGATCCACTGCCAGGTAAAAAACCTGTGTACTTTGCTAGAGAGCCTCTGTATACCTTTAAAGGTGCAAGTCCTAGTATTTgccaaaacaatgtatttggTGAGAGAAAATTGCTGGCGCTTTAAAAGCATCCACTACCCCTCCAGGAACTACAAAAATGATTAAAGCAAAAATATAGAGAGTCACACACTATGGGAAAGTCTGTCTCTTGTTTCTTTTAGCACCACCAGGAGTTGTTGGGCAGCGGTCTGCCTATTAGGTGATTCTGATCCTTAAATATCCTCATTTGATCCTGTGTCCCCCTGCTCTGCTCTATGTTCAAATGAACTTGACTTATTACTCTTGTCATAAGGGTTCCCTCCAGATCAATCTGCAAGTCATCCTGTGGCGTCGTCACTGATCTATGTAGAAGTTTCCAATTCTTAATACTCAAAGTTTAGAGTTTTCCAATGGAAAGTGAAGTCATTGAGTTCACAGCTGTTGCACTCCTATTCTGCTTGACTGGAGTTATGTAAAACTTTTTAGTCTGCCAGGTCGAACATGCTGTTGGGCCAGTTGAGCAGATGctggaaaagtgtgtgtgtgggtatgtgtgtgcttgtttgtaCAGTCTGTGTGATGGAGTAAAGATGCATGACCTAATTAAGAGTGTGTGCTGCCATCTTCGGACAGACAAGTGAATCCCCCCTCTGCTGTGGCAGATGTAAACTACGACAAATGGACCACGGCTGCTGTCTGCACATAAGCTGTCTGAGCTGCACCCGTCACTGGCTTAGAGTGACGAGTGCAGAGTTGGTGCTGTCATGATAGTTATAATTTAGatgatttataaaatattaaagctCAGAGCTTCCTTAAGGTTCGTGATCAGCTGCACCTGattttctctttcctttccttatTGTCTCATCAAGACTGAtgtctctcttctctttttttttttgctctctgtCCATCTTGTCTTTAATGCTTTTTACTATTTAAAGATGTTGGTGTGTGTCCTGCCATTCAGCCTGTCCAAAATATGAAGCAGTGTTATGGTTCCCTTCTTGTAGAAATTGTGTTACAGACCTAATATGATTATGTATATATAAACAAGTGTGGGCTTTGATCTGCAACATAAATGCAAATGCATCGAATGACGTATCAAAGAGTTCTGTTGGAATCATGTTTTTTAATCACCTGCaagataaaaagataaaatacagCCATGAGGTCAAAGAGATGAATTGAAGTTCCACATACCTTACCTTGTTTAGCAGATCATATTTCAGATATGAACAAGCTAGTTAACCATTTTATTGTCCGTTTAAGGTGGTCTCTGTTAAGGAAGTAAGGGTCTTACACACTGTGAGGAGTTATTTCATCTAAATAGATATTAAAGATTTTAATGTAAAGTTTTTTTCTGTCCACAGAAGAAGTTTCCTCTCCCACAGACCTTCAGTTCTTCGAGGTGTCAGATAAAAAAATTGTTCTGACTTGGACCGGCCCAGCCACCGGTGTCTCAGGTTACCGTGTCACCGCCATGCCTGTCGATGAGTCTGGATCTGCGCAGAGGGAAATGACTCTGCCTGTTAGTCAAAACTCCTACATTGAAGTGTCACATCTACAGCCTGGAACACTGTACCGCTTCAACATCTACACCATTCACAATGGAGAGGAAAGTTTACCACTTATTGGGGAGCAAACTACAAGTGAGTATAACCGATGCCCCTCAGGGAAAtaactgtgcacacacaaatCAGTCTGTGCaaactgatttttatttcacagtgaaatgaattaaactgtttattgttgttCCTCTTTTCAGAGCCTGATGCTCCCACAGATATCCATTTTGCCAATGTCACAGAAGACAGTGCTGTGATGTTGTGGTATGCCCCCCGCGCCAAAATCAGCGGCTACCGTCTCTTCCTGACTGTGGAGGGCTCTAACCCCAAGCAGCTGCGCCTGCCTGCCCGCCTTACTCAGTACACTATCCTCAACCTGAGGCCTGATACAAAGTACACTGCTACGTTACATTCAGAGCAGGAGAACTCTCTGAGTGTGGGAGAGACGGCTGAATTTACCACTAGTAAGTGTCTGATGCATTTACGAATGAGTATAACGAAGTGCGGTCACTGTGCATATTCTGAAAAGATGTATGTGTTTTGGAACTCAGAGTTGTCTAGATTAGGGTTGGACTGATGACTGAATGTTTGTTTGACAAAGTGAGGGTGCAGTTTTATTATTTGGCAGTTTCAAAGAATGGCCAGCTTATAATAAAATTTTAGAAATATTAATAGTAATGGTTTTGCCCCTCAAAATCCAAGATTGGTCATTTAAAGGGATAATTCAGATtttgtatgaggtacttttccacagtcagtgtattacttTGAATTGATGGCAGTTAGCACTCTCCATGTTTGgaaaagcagacaggagtactgccacagaagctcagcaatgtactgctatggacgaaggcagcagcaaaacacatgTTAGCCACACAaaaagtgtatgctatatttagattattttaCTGCTCTACCTTGCCATCATACAGCCCTTCCTGATGGGGGACTGAACTGAAACTAAAATGTGttcatgctttttttaaaaacaccagactccattgacaaaacagtaattttaccttgcagaacacgggagttgctggtctaccgctgccttgatcagatagtttgtgttgttgtttgacttTGGTGAAACTGAACCAACCCTCTAAAGCACCAAAGTCacataacaacacaaacaaactatctGATCGATCCAACTGTAGAACAGCAACTCCCGTGTTCTGCatggtaaaattactgttttgtcaatggagtctggtggctttgaaaagagcataAATACATTTAGTTTCAGTCCACTGACTTaagataagtacctcatatgaCCCcatttcaaaaaatccaaactatctcTTAAAGGTGAGTAGAGAATACTGGCAATATGGATACAGTTAATGCAGTTGAGGGGAAAGATGGTGGGGGTTTATAACTTGACATCTCATGACACAAAAACTTATCAGAATACCTTTACTCTCTGTGTTTGCAGACCCCCCAATGGGTAACGCTCCTCATTTCAGCACTGATGTGACGGACACCTCCATTATAATCTCCTGGACTCCAGTTCCACGTGTTGGATACAAGGTACATTCACTGTTAATACATAACATACAAAGTGTTTTTataccccccccccacacacacacacacacacacacacacacattcatacatctGGTGTTCCCAATTTCTGTCCCCAAAAATGAACAAATGGCCTGTATGATTGTCTTCAGATGCAAATTGTTTCCTGTCGTTTTCTGTGGAAAGCACATTCCAGTTATTCTGGGGTTAGTGTAGGCCACATTTGAGTTAGATAACATGGGAACTACAGACCTCAGGCTTTAAATCTGATTGGTCACAATATGTCAGACTAGAGATGAGAATGTCCTGCTGGCTACCATGTTCTTGGGAAAAcattgacctctgacctttacCTCCTGTACCCCCAATCCATACGTCGCTCTTTGCTGtctctctgacactgtttgCATTTATCTTTCAGCTGACAGTACGTCCCAGTCAGGGCGGAGAGGCCCCCAGAGACGTGACCTCTGACTCAGGAAGCATTTACATTTCTGGTCTGACTCCGGGAGTGGAGTACACCTACAGCGTCCAGCCAGTTATAAACGGCTATGAGCAGGGAACCCCAGTCACACGCCGGGTTGTCACACGTAAGGATAAACTTATAGATACTGACTGTTGTCTTTTCCCTATTCCTATCTGTCTCTTCCTTATGTATCTTTTACACTTATTTCCTTCCTTCTCCTCTGACCCCTCTTGTTCTTCTTTGTCTCCAGCTCTGTCTCCACCTACTGACCTCAACCTTGAGTCTAACCCAAGCACTGGAGAGCTCACAGTCCAGTGGAACGGGGCCAGTACACCAGGTACACACATAGCGACATTCCCAGGTGTGCTTGAAAAACAACGGATTAAGTCACATTGAACACTGCTGTGCTTCTTTTATGTGTTTTGATAAAATTGGAGgttgatttttttctcctctgcatCTTATTGTTcctcatttcttcttctgattTTCTACTCCATGTTAACCTtccttctttttctgtctctctccaagACATCACCGGCTACAGAGTGACATGCACTCCCACCAACGGTCAACAAGGAAACAGTTTGGAGGAGTTTGTGGAGGCAGGGCAGAACTCCTGCACCCTGGAGAATCTCAGCCCAGGAGTGGAATACAACATCAGCGTTGTTACCGTTAAGGACGACATGGAGAGCACTCCTGTATCAACTACCATTACACCAGGTGAGTGAGAGGTCAACTCAGAACCCTGAGGTGTTAATGGGTTTTGACACCATGAGGTATGGAAATTAGTTATCGAGAGCCTGGTGTGATTGTCATAATAATTTTGTAGACAGGTAAAACACACTGTCCCTGTTTTAAGATTAACATATTATGTTGAAAGCTGTAACAATAACACATGAGCTTTCAACATTTAACAGATACTAGCTCTGCTCTATTAGCATCGCTGCTCTAACTTTGCACCAGCAGCTGAGGGACTGTGCAAAACAGCACCAATACTGTTTTGCAGCACTAATCTTATATTGCTTGTGTATATATTAAGAATTTTCAATGGAGATCCTTCATTGAATAGCAGATGTAACCTCACTAGATGGTAATATATACCAGAAAAAGCAGCCCAGCATTAGCTCTTCCACTGGTGTGATATGTTGAATATCTCACCCCACTGGAAGCAGACAATTTTCATTGCTCGCCTTAACCACTGCTCCTGTCTCTTGTCTGCTGGTTTCCTCTTTCTGGCTCTTATGTCCAACaccttccctctccctctgcctctcgtttgtttgctgtttctgttgTCTCCTCCCTTCCCTCCAATCCCCTTTCCATATTCCCAGAAGTCCCACAGCTGACCGACCTCACCTTCAAGGACGTGAGCGACACCACCATCAGTCTCAGCTGGTCACCGCTCAACACCACAGCCATCACTGGTTACAGGATCACTGTGGTTGCAGCTGGCGAGAGTGTACCCATCTTCGAAGACTTCGTTCTGCCAACGACCGGTCAATATACTGTTTACGGACTGGAGCCTGGTATCGACTATGACATTAGTGTAATCACTGTGACGGAGAATGGCGAGAGCGAGCCCACCACAGTCACTCAGCATACCTGTAAGATCCATTTTCTTTCCTACTAATATCATTACATTTTCTTATTGGAAGGGCCATTCAGTTAGAAAAAAGAATACAAAACCATCAACACTATGCTTACAGTAGACAGATAGTGTGACTTGAGTTGCCAGCGAGGGCGTCACAAATCACATTGTGTGTGCTAAGTTATATAATGTATAAGGTTCTCATTAAGCCCAAGACATGGCGCTTCAAAGCAAACCCTTCAAGTTGCTGATGTAATTGTGCAGCATGCTTTGTTGTCAGTTTAATAATGCTCTTCTTGTGTGTACGTGAGGACCATCTGGTTTTAGTTGTGGAGTTTAATCATACTGAGGCTCCTTTTGCCCCCAAATGCAAACACTGCTTGTTCTCTCACTTTTTAAGATGTCGTAAAACTTAAGATAGATTTATACTGActcacacataaaacacagacTCTTCTCTTAAATAGAGGGTAGTGTGAATACTTTTCTCTTTTAGTCATTTCGTTAattacttgtttttttctttatatctATTTTCTCCCCTTATTTGCCTCCTAACTCTTCCATATGATTATTACAATTCTCTGACCACCTTTTACATGAGCAATAAGAAATCTTATCAATGTACGTTTTGAATACACTCTGAATCAAGCTGCTCTGTCTTTTCAACAGCTGTACCAGCACCCACTGATTTGGGCTTTGGCCAGGTTGGGCCAGACAGTATGGAAGTCACCTGGGTCGCTCCTCATGTCCCCAACCCCGCTGACATAAACAGCTTCCTCATTAGGTGCGAGCTCAGtattgtttatttctgcttcaAATGTTATCTTGAGTACAAGCTGATTTTAGTGCACCCACGTGTAAAAAAGGTAACACAGTGGCTTGACGTTGTTGGTGTCCTTATTATTCAGGTATCATCCCATTGACGATGAAGATGACAATACCGAAACCAGCGCAGGAGGCAGGAGTAACAGCGTGGTGCTAAGGAGTAAGTTagagcaaaaacaaagacaacacagtaacacagagacacacaaacaactacatttgtatttatgtcttttttttattccacagaCCTGCTGCCTAACACTGAGTATCTGGTGAgcgtggtgtgtgtgtatgagcagaGGGAGAGCTCACCCGTCGTCGGCACCCAGAAAACAGGTCAGTCTAAGATGTTCTAATTTAACAACAGTGGTGAATCAGTCCAGAAACAGATACTAAATAATGTTATTTTTCAGGGCATAGATGTTTTATATTGCTAGTATTTAGGTGATCTTTTCAAATTATATTTTACCTTTATGATTAAAGACTTTTTCCTTGCTTCCTTCTCTGTACCTTTCAACCTTCTCCAGCTCTGGATTCACCAGTTGGCCTGCGTTTCTCTGAGATCTACACCAACTCCTTCACCATCCACTGGCTCGCTCCCCAGAGCAAAATCACTGGTTACCGTATCCGTTACCAGATGGCCAGCGGCGGGAGGACCAAGGACGAGAGGCTGCCCCCATCCAGGAACCACTTTACCCTGACAGGACTCACCGCAGACACAGAGTACTTAGTCAACATCTTCGCAGTCAGCGGGACCCAGGAGAGCCAGCCGCTCAGTGGGAAACAAAAGACAAGTAAGAAAATCCTGATTCATTTCCTCCAGTTACTCACTGTGTTATCATCATTATGTTGTTTGcttattttttcctctctgacTCTTCACTCTCTCTCCAGTCTCTGATGCTCCCACAGACCTGGAGGTGCTCAACTCATCCCCCACCAGCATTACTGTCCGATGGGACGCCCCACCTGTCACTGTGCGCTACTACAGGATCACTCACGGGGAGAGTGGTGAGTTAGTAATAGAAGTTTAAAAAattgactttatttttgtttttgccaggaaacagttttttttaaagtattctttcttttttgtgtttggagATTCTTGTCAATGTACCTGTTCATCAGTTTATTGAGTGGTGCAAATATTGGCTTTGCTAACATTAATCACATTATCATTCTTTATCCAGGAGGTCACAGTAATCCTAAGGAGTTCACAGTGCCTGGCTCTCAGTCCACTGCTACAATCAATAACCTGAAGCCCGGTACTGACTACACCATCACTGTCTACGCTGTGACTGGCAGAGGAGACAGCCCTGCTTCCAGCACTCCAATCTACGTCATGCACAAGACAGGTACACACACGCAAAGGCAAAACACAGGAAGCATGAGGAAGCAAGATGATCACTAATATGGGTGTCAGTCATTTTCTTTACTTCATCTCTCCATCATCCTCTCCTAGGTGTTGACTCTCCCTCTGATATGGAGGTGATGGATGTGAAGGacaacagtgtcacagtgaggtGGAGCCCTGCCCAGGGCCCAATCAAGGGATACAGGGTGACTGGGGTCCCCAGAGATGGACAGGGACCATCTTTCACTGAGGTGGTTGCTCCAGGTATGATGTTAAACTGCCCAGTATGTGGTGCTCTGTCAATATTTAAAAGCTTTCCTCATTTTTCCCCtcattttagttttgtttaagGAAACTCTAATATTTTTCCTGCTCCTCTTTTCGTTTTCAGACCAGACAGAGATTACTTTCTCAGGACTTATGCCCACAGTAGAGTATGTTTTGAGTGTGTACGCCCTTGGACAAGATGGAGAGAGCTCTCCAATGGTGGTGAATGCTTTAACAAGTAAGGCTTTACACTTTCTCGAGAGATACTTGGGGAATATTGTTTGCCAGACTttcagaaataaaaatacaacctCCTGACCTCTTCCCTTACCTTTCCACCCTTCTCTCTTTTAGATGTAGATCGTCCCAAGGACCTGACCTTCTCAGATATCGACTCCACCTCATTGAGGATCACCTGGGACAGTCCCGAGGGAATAGTCACATCTTACCGGGTCTTGTATTCAAGTTCAGAGGAGGGTGAGAGAGAGCTGCGCCCTGCTCCCAGAGGAGATGCTGAGTCTGCTGTTATCTATGGTCTGCAACCCGGTACTGAATACACTGTAAAGGTCATCGCTCTGCATGATGACACAGCCAGCACACCACTGACCGGGACACAGGCTACAGGTATAGAAGAAATTTAGATCTcggaaaaaacatacaaaaaatataatacagATAGATGCCCATGTTGTCAGTTCTGTCTCCACTAacccttttttattttctgtcctcCTCCCAGCCATCTCATCACCAACCAACCTCCAGTTCTCCCAGGTTAGCCCTACCTCCTTCACTATGCACTGGGATGTGCCGGGTCAGGAAAACCGACTAAATGGCCAAACAGGCCTCACAGGCTACCGTGTGGTGGTGAACCCAAAGAACAAGAGCGGCCCTACCAAGGAGATCAACTTGGCCCCAGACACCACACAGACATACATCCCTGGACTCATGGTGAGTGTGGGTCTGTGAGTCTCAATGAAGGATTCCAGTTTGTTCTGATCTCTTGAAAAGAAATTATAAGTTAATGCAGTAACACTATGGTGTTTTTGCATACTCTAACCTTCTACATTAACAGTAAATTTAAATTAGTTTAAGGTGGTACCTTTTAAATACCAAGTGGTTTCCATTCATGTTGTTAGAGTGTGAAAATGGACTTGCAGCAACGTCCATCGCAATGAATATTGTCCCCTTTTGGCTCTCCATTAGCttgcaacaaaaacagaactaGGAAAAAATGTGCAGTGGTCACTGATTATGTGATGTTTTTTGTATAGCCTAAACCTAGTAATGAATGTGTTACTTAATGCAGAGTTAAAAGGGTAGGTACAATGAGCTTAAGCTTCAGCCTACACCCTTTTGgcctatatattttttctttcgTTTTCCTTTGAATTGAAtgccttgttgttgtttttttctttattatgtgcttccttttgaaaaaaaatgtaaataagagCAGAACTgatttactactactacttataTTATTACAAAGTTATGATTGTAGCTATAGCCAGTATACTTAAACGCAGTGCTGTGGAGACTGTGCAGCACTTAAGTTTCTTTTCCCCTGTCTCTTTTAGGTTGCAACTACCTATGAAGTCCATGTTTACGCCTTGAAAAACTCTCTGACCAGCAGGCCAGTCCAAGGAGAGGTCACCACTCTGGAGAGTGAGTTTGCAACTCGTAAATTATGAATTTCTGATGAATGAATGCAGTGTTTTGATACGTTAAAAACAGAGACATGGTGTTGTTGCAGTAATGCTGCTACAGATAGCTCTTGTAAAAAGCCACTCTTGTGTTTATCCAATCATTAATTGATGTATACTCTCTCACTCTTAGTTTTGTTCCTTCTCATCATGAcattctttctctttcctcaTCTACCTCAAGACATCAGCCCCCCTCGTCGTGTACGCATCTCTGATGTTAACGACTCCTCCATCACCCTGACCTGGCGCTCCAAGACAGAAACCATCTCTGGCTTCCTGGTTGAGGCCACACCAACCACCTCCTCTACAGGCTACATCCCCATTCAAAGGACCATTGGCCCTGACCTGCGTTCATTCACCATCACAGGTACACAAATATGAAAATGTACAAGCATTAATATACACAAAGGTGTGTAGTGCAAGCCCAAAGCTGTGAGAATGTTTAATGTTAAATTGCATATAATATTGTTCAAATGTGACATCAGATTCTTAGTATTACTGCACACAATTCCTCACTAACCTGTCACTGTGCCTTAACTCTCAGGTCTGGAGCCAGGCACCACTTACAAGATCAACATCTATACACTGAAAGGCAATGGACGCAGCGCACCTCTTACACTCACTGCCAGCACAGGTAACCATTAATCTCTATCCAGTTACAGTCAAGAGTAATACATTACTTTGAGTGTGTAATGTTACATCTTTGCCATGATGGCAAGAAATACAGTATATATTGGCGTATGTGTTATATTGAtaacaacagaaatataaatataatgtaGTTGAGGTCGTACGAGTACTCACTTGCTTGTCTGTCTCTTCCAGCCAAACCAGTGGTCATCCCACCCACGAATATCCGCTTCACCTCCCTGAACCCAACCAGCATctctttcacctgggagccatCACGCAGTCCAGGGGTCACTGGGTATTATGTAACCTATGAGGAGGCTGGTGGTTTGCCTCGAGAGGTTATCCCCAGACCCCATGCAGGCCAGAGCTACGCCATCATCAATGGTGAGTGTGAAGCATTAAAATTTACtctacacatacacatagaACATACATACACTGATTAACAAATGTGGCAAATGTTGGTAACTTTTTGTGTAATTGTTGTGTTTGGTCACAGGTCTGAAACCAGGAACAGAGTACGTCATTAAGATTGTCGCGCTGCAGAATGCTTTGAGAAGCACACCTCTAGTGGGCAAAGCCAGAACACGTAAGTATACCCATCATCCACATGATGATGATCTTCAGTTTTGGCTTTTATTAAAGTAAGGATTGCTCCAATGTTGACAATGTTTAATAAATTGTGACAATGTTAAAAGGCAGTTTCTATTCTATCTTTCTCTGTGGGGAGAACGGGACATTTGACATttcttttgctgttgttattcCCAATATCACATACGACTAGTGCGGTAGAACAGTAAAACTAGCTGCTATTAAGTCTTCCCACAAAAATTTtcataaaacaatgaaatacaACATTATGAGGTGTTTTTATATTACCCACGTTTCAGAATGGTGCCAAGAGCTGCACTAATTAGGTGAGGTAATCCGCTGCCTCCACTCGGGGAGAGGACTTCTGATCATGCCTATCTTTCATGATTATTGTAATGAAGAATAATTTTTCTTAGAGccacttttttccccttaaaCTTGTTTTGACTATGTTAGAGATGTAAGCTTTTATAGCAGTAATTGTTTCTGTTGGCAAAAACATTGTTAaagtaataagtaataataTCTACATATTGACCATTGCGTCATGTTTGAGATCTGTGctctgctgccctctgctggcttTTTGTGTAACTGCTACTCATGTAGAATTACAGCATACAGCCTTGGCATTGACTGTTATTTGTAGTATCTCATATTAAACACTGATGTTGAGATGTGGGAAAGCCCTCATGGGAAAATCTGCACTTGTGGATTCTCAGCTAGAGGCTTATCGTTACTTATATTGGGtgtcctgttgaaaaaaaatgtgataaactTGTGTATTGTACGGGCAGGTTGGTGGATTCTGTATTGTTTTAGGAACACAGTGGAATCACCTGCTAAAAATTCAGCTAGTTGGTTCTGTGCATTTGCTTTGTCCTGCTCATGTCTAACAGCTAGCATACATATGTCTTTTGTTCA contains the following coding sequences:
- the fn1a gene encoding fibronectin 1a isoform X3; the encoded protein is MSGSTIARVLVALCIGSVVNCMPKVRHRSRRQPQQHQVSSVSQDGCIESGQFYGINDQWERPYLGSTLVCTCHGVAGIKCKSKPEAEERCYDKINQQFYTVGETYERPKDGMIWDCTCIGSGRGKISCTIANRCHEGGASYKIGDTWRRPHETGGYMLECVCLGNGKGEWTCKPVAERCYDNSAGTSYVVGETWEKPYQGWMVVDCTCLGEGSGRITCTSRNRCNDQDTLTSYRIGDTWTKSDVHGHLLQCLCTGNGRGEWKCERHASLHTTGLGTGSRVITNIQPAVYQPASVPVLPQEGPCRSDSGLSYFIGQRWMKNQGTKQMICTCLGSGISCEQWDGPAPVYGGNSGGQPCVFPFVYKGKTYHSCISDGRSDGQLWCSTSSDFDKDQKYSFCTERNVIVATRGGNSNGALCQFPYLYNGRNYTDCTADGRRDGMKWCGTTTDYDGEQRFGFCPMAAHEEVCTASEGVMYRVGDQWDKRHDVLGHMMRCTCVGNGRGEWSCVAYSQLKDQCIVDGLTYEVNQTFTKQHDEGYTMNCTCFGQGRGRWKCDAIDQCQEPETRAFYQIGESWDKVIQGVLYKCYCYGNGIGELSCEPQQSYPGGNRPVQVIITETGNQPNSHPIQWNAPSSAHITQYILKWKVKNSQNPWTEVMIPGHLNSYTISGLKPGITYEGQLISVLRFGAQEVTRFDFSTNYGSLATSHGETTQPPPVVDISESVTEITSSSFVISWVSASDTVSGFRVEYELSEQGQGTGQPLVLDLPHTATSVNINELLPGRKYTINVYEVTDSGEDNLILTTSQTTAPDAPAEHEVEEVGETSIQISWEKPLAPITGYRVVYTPSVEGESTELTLPDTATSVTLSDLKPGKLYNISIYSVEDSLESEPIFVQVNTAGDPLPEEVSSPTDLQFFEVSDKKIVLTWTGPATGVSGYRVTAMPVDESGSAQREMTLPVSQNSYIEVSHLQPGTLYRFNIYTIHNGEESLPLIGEQTTKPDAPTDIHFANVTEDSAVMLWYAPRAKISGYRLFLTVEGSNPKQLRLPARLTQYTILNLRPDTKYTATLHSEQENSLSVGETAEFTTNPPMGNAPHFSTDVTDTSIIISWTPVPRVGYKLTVRPSQGGEAPRDVTSDSGSIYISGLTPGVEYTYSVQPVINGYEQGTPVTRRVVTPLSPPTDLNLESNPSTGELTVQWNGASTPDITGYRVTCTPTNGQQGNSLEEFVEAGQNSCTLENLSPGVEYNISVVTVKDDMESTPVSTTITPEVPQLTDLTFKDVSDTTISLSWSPLNTTAITGYRITVVAAGESVPIFEDFVLPTTGQYTVYGLEPGIDYDISVITVTENGESEPTTVTQHTSVPAPTDLGFGQVGPDSMEVTWVAPHVPNPADINSFLIRYHPIDDEDDNTETSAGGRSNSVVLRNLLPNTEYLVSVVCVYEQRESSPVVGTQKTALDSPVGLRFSEIYTNSFTIHWLAPQSKITGYRIRYQMASGGRTKDERLPPSRNHFTLTGLTADTEYLVNIFAVSGTQESQPLSGKQKTISDAPTDLEVLNSSPTSITVRWDAPPVTVRYYRITHGESGGHSNPKEFTVPGSQSTATINNLKPGTDYTITVYAVTGRGDSPASSTPIYVMHKTGVDSPSDMEVMDVKDNSVTVRWSPAQGPIKGYRVTGVPRDGQGPSFTEVVAPDQTEITFSGLMPTVEYVLSVYALGQDGESSPMVVNALTNVDRPKDLTFSDIDSTSLRITWDSPEGIVTSYRVLYSSSEEGERELRPAPRGDAESAVIYGLQPGTEYTVKVIALHDDTASTPLTGTQATAISSPTNLQFSQVSPTSFTMHWDVPGQENRLNGQTGLTGYRVVVNPKNKSGPTKEINLAPDTTQTYIPGLMVATTYEVHVYALKNSLTSRPVQGEVTTLENISPPRRVRISDVNDSSITLTWRSKTETISGFLVEATPTTSSTGYIPIQRTIGPDLRSFTITGLEPGTTYKINIYTLKGNGRSAPLTLTASTAKPVVIPPTNIRFTSLNPTSISFTWEPSRSPGVTGYYVTYEEAGGLPREVIPRPHAGQSYAIINGLKPGTEYVIKIVALQNALRSTPLVGKARTQPVTDDQLLVPELPQLPVPHRPTTDILDVPESFNDKIFDTNHVHLAGTSGQNQPGQQGQHIYTEYQSLGPNHGLHGPFSGPREGQRPTLREPLIYIPVAGPDGHRIPLVKVSDGPLPGLAFGFPDNETDLPQEAQTVTTISWSGVPHTSEYEVSCNPITHVEEGGFQMRLPGTSNSATLIGLTSGASYNVVVEALRGEAKEKVLEEVVTVGNAVPGDIPITTNRDVCYDTFTQTYQEVGSEWERMSETGFKLWCRCLGLGSGHFRCDSSKWCHDNNNNYRIGEKWDRQAENGHMMSCTCLGNGKGEFKCEPHESTCYDNGKMYQVGNQWQKEYQGAICTCTCYGGQQGWRCENCRRPGGHTDVEADLLQPVHSDVFDRYRENALRKLNIQCPIECLRPELLADAQNPSD